The proteins below come from a single Desulfomonile tiedjei genomic window:
- a CDS encoding sigma 54-interacting transcriptional regulator → MKPDKPPSGGDFEDTESIAIDFATLLTEDVSTSGSFYVKGVQTSSLGKLLQALPIPALLIDQTHCIIFANEACGRMSPSYEKVLAAPITAICPDPATAKEIQLVTEEVFSTRKPRAYQAALGIENKRIWGRMFFRSLRMADQRLILILIEDLTLEKKQLLLSQKHQEALRKEIRERKRVEKEMRDSETLLRSILSTSPVGIGLSEDRVMEWANEAWVEMFGFENESEFVGQTTRMIYSSDAEYDRVGKILYESLRTGAVTDTDATFRRKDGSHFEGHIRMKALGTPDRPKATVAAISDISERKRAEQSLKESEERYRAVVQDQTELICRLSAEWKFTFVNSAFCRYFDVEEKELIGRSLLPLLPGKSRQEIQNHLASLSYQHPVSTYEIQVPTSRRERRWLKWTSRALFGDNGERLGFQFVGQDTTARKRVEEALRQSERRFRAIFEGSEDYIFLKDRSLTYIDVNPAAERFLGLPVSEIIGSTYEDLFSPEDASYLTDVDARVLNGETIQEEHTIRINDVPAVLLEMRVPLRDDSGEIIGIFTIARDITDRKRVGVPLESAGEYPSKAMQSTLFQAKIAAKRASTILLTGESGSGKDYLAQYIHSHSDRANGPFFSVNCAAIAPELAESELFGHEKGAFTGAVVRKRGLLELAEGGTLLLNEIGELSLALQSKLLSFLDTRTFTRVGGEKEVSVNARLIAATNRNLQQEVQQGHFRHDLFYRINVMSIEVPPLRERREDIPILVAELVARLCRELQLHKPVIDAPTLNVLAEYDWPGNVRELCNVLERGLILSDGKSLDLSFLKLKGRGQTWSADESLTTCLPSSSTLQEAIDEVAKKWCMEALRQAGGNKTTAARILRISRDTLYRYLKKLGIEDADGLAPED, encoded by the coding sequence ATGAAACCCGACAAGCCTCCTAGTGGAGGCGATTTTGAAGATACCGAATCGATCGCGATAGACTTTGCCACCCTTCTGACCGAGGATGTGAGTACGTCGGGGAGCTTCTATGTCAAAGGAGTGCAGACAAGCTCACTCGGCAAGTTGTTGCAAGCTCTGCCCATCCCCGCCTTGTTGATTGATCAAACCCATTGCATAATCTTTGCGAATGAAGCGTGCGGAAGAATGAGCCCGTCCTATGAGAAGGTGCTGGCCGCGCCGATTACTGCAATATGCCCCGATCCTGCCACTGCGAAGGAGATTCAGCTTGTCACCGAAGAGGTCTTCTCTACCAGAAAGCCGCGGGCCTATCAGGCGGCACTGGGAATTGAAAACAAGAGAATATGGGGTCGGATGTTCTTCCGGTCCCTCCGTATGGCCGACCAAAGGCTGATACTTATTCTCATCGAAGATCTGACCCTTGAAAAGAAACAACTTCTGCTCAGCCAGAAACATCAGGAAGCTTTAAGGAAAGAAATCCGGGAACGTAAACGTGTCGAGAAGGAGATGCGGGACAGCGAAACGCTCTTACGGAGCATATTGTCCACATCTCCGGTGGGGATTGGTCTGTCCGAAGATCGGGTCATGGAGTGGGCCAACGAAGCTTGGGTGGAAATGTTCGGGTTCGAAAATGAAAGCGAATTTGTAGGGCAAACCACCAGGATGATCTATTCATCCGACGCAGAGTATGACCGTGTCGGAAAGATCTTGTATGAAAGCCTTCGAACCGGCGCAGTGACCGATACGGACGCTACGTTCAGACGAAAAGACGGCTCGCATTTTGAAGGTCACATAAGGATGAAAGCTCTGGGGACCCCCGATCGTCCCAAAGCCACCGTTGCCGCCATTTCGGACATATCGGAGAGGAAGCGAGCGGAACAGTCCCTTAAGGAAAGCGAAGAACGGTACCGCGCGGTTGTACAGGATCAAACCGAATTGATCTGCCGCCTCTCAGCGGAGTGGAAGTTCACCTTTGTCAACAGTGCCTTCTGCCGTTATTTCGATGTTGAGGAAAAGGAGCTTATCGGGCGGAGCTTATTGCCCCTCCTGCCCGGGAAATCACGGCAAGAGATACAAAACCATCTCGCTTCCTTGAGTTATCAACACCCTGTGTCGACTTATGAAATCCAAGTTCCCACTTCCCGCCGTGAACGCCGCTGGTTGAAGTGGACCAGCCGGGCGTTATTTGGCGACAACGGCGAACGCCTCGGGTTCCAGTTCGTGGGACAGGACACAACTGCCCGAAAGAGAGTCGAAGAAGCTCTGCGTCAGAGTGAACGGAGGTTCCGAGCCATTTTTGAAGGGTCAGAGGATTATATCTTTCTGAAAGATAGGTCGTTGACATACATTGACGTGAACCCTGCCGCTGAAAGATTCCTGGGACTGCCGGTCTCTGAAATCATAGGTTCAACTTATGAGGACCTGTTCAGTCCGGAAGATGCCTCCTACCTGACAGACGTGGACGCGCGTGTCCTGAACGGGGAAACTATACAGGAAGAACATACTATCAGAATCAACGATGTCCCCGCGGTCCTCCTCGAAATGAGAGTTCCTCTCAGAGATGACTCAGGTGAGATCATAGGTATTTTCACCATTGCACGTGATATCACCGATCGGAAGAGAGTCGGGGTCCCTTTGGAGTCGGCCGGAGAGTATCCTTCGAAGGCCATGCAATCCACTTTGTTTCAGGCCAAAATTGCGGCAAAAAGGGCCTCCACCATTCTCCTCACAGGCGAAAGCGGGAGCGGAAAAGACTATCTGGCCCAGTACATCCATAGCCATTCCGATCGCGCCAACGGGCCTTTCTTTTCGGTCAATTGTGCTGCAATAGCACCGGAACTCGCCGAATCGGAGCTGTTTGGCCATGAAAAGGGGGCCTTTACAGGAGCCGTGGTTCGCAAACGAGGACTGCTTGAATTGGCCGAGGGCGGCACTCTGCTGCTCAACGAGATCGGAGAACTCTCGCTTGCATTGCAGTCAAAATTGCTCAGCTTCCTCGATACCAGAACGTTTACCCGTGTAGGCGGTGAAAAAGAGGTCTCCGTCAATGCAAGGCTTATCGCCGCCACTAATAGGAACCTCCAGCAAGAGGTTCAACAGGGGCATTTTAGACACGATCTCTTCTACAGAATCAACGTGATGTCCATAGAGGTCCCTCCCCTTCGGGAAAGACGAGAAGACATCCCTATTCTCGTAGCGGAACTGGTCGCCAGACTTTGCCGGGAACTACAGCTTCACAAGCCCGTTATTGATGCCCCCACGTTAAATGTCCTTGCAGAATATGATTGGCCGGGGAATGTTCGTGAACTCTGTAACGTACTGGAAAGAGGCCTGATTCTCTCAGACGGCAAATCTTTGGATTTGAGCTTTCTCAAATTGAAGGGCCGTGGTCAGACGTGGTCCGCGGACGAGTCCTTGACCACTTGTCTGCCGTCGAGCAGCACACTTCAAGAAGCGATCGACGAGGTGGCAAAGAAATGGTGCATGGAGGCGCTTCGACAGGCCGGAGGCAACAAGACAACCGCAGCTCGTATCCTGCGAATATCCCGCGACACTCTTTACCGTTACTTAAAGAAGTTAGGGATAGAAGATGCCGATGGATTGGCACCAGAGGATTGA
- a CDS encoding PAS domain-containing protein, whose product MEEESVSYERLLDGISDGVYFMDRDRIIRYWNRGTERITGFKKEEVIGTACRDNVLRHVDDAGTILCPSELSDPRQSRGSLNFIHFLGRV is encoded by the coding sequence GTGGAGGAGGAAAGCGTCTCTTATGAACGGTTGCTGGACGGGATCTCGGACGGAGTCTATTTCATGGACCGAGACCGAATCATTCGGTATTGGAATCGTGGCACAGAGAGAATCACGGGTTTCAAGAAAGAAGAGGTCATCGGAACGGCATGTCGGGACAATGTGCTTAGGCACGTGGATGATGCGGGAACTATTCTCTGTCCGTCCGAGTTAAGTGACCCCCGGCAGAGCCGGGGGTCACTTAACTTTATTCATTTTTTAGGTCGAGTCTGA
- a CDS encoding PAS domain S-box protein — protein sequence MRDEDKTKGRLIEELAEMRKRISEMEATQARLVGIEKALRESEEQFRLLYENAPLGYQSLDENGHFLGVNQAWLDTLGYKREEVIGRWFGDFLAPGYQDHFKINFPKFKAAGEIHWVEFEMLRKDGSQIPVAFDGQIGRDEQGRFRQTHCILHDISEIKRSQDALKESEQRFRAVIDNVEVGISVLNANMEIVEVNKAMKRYFPHVRPGCGQICYEHYNDPPRLKPCSYCPCVLTLQDGEVHDAITETPAGSEIRCYHLISSPIKDSEGRVQYVIELTEDITDRKRAEEALRLSEERYRRLFEDAPLMYVITRNERGVPLISDCNELFLNSVGYTRKAVLGQPLADFYSPESRTELLERGGYTRALAGEFFIGERQLLTHDGRLIPALLYTATEMDPSGQVIGTRAMFVDITGRKKAEGKMQDSEERLRLTLEAAQIGIWDWDVKNDQWYASPTYHSMLGYEPETGLADRRKWLDRVHPDDRAQVKERIQEVLTRDFKEYQYEARLQHADGTYRWQQVRGFGIKRDENGKVTRMLGIRMDITERKQAEEARRESDKRYRTLFEESRDGVYFVLRDGEIMDVNPSFLEIFGYTREELIGKDIRALYVDPADRLKFQEEIEKKGFVKDYAVKYRKRDGAEMDCLLTSSVYHREDGSIAGYRGIVRDVTDQKKLQRELLQAQKMESIGTLAGGIAHDFNNLLTVVLGFSELLLIGKDQRDPSYADLQRIKHAATSGADLVKRILAFSRKADFNPRPLNLNHEIEQAKQLLTRTVPKMIEVELALSNGLPPVIADPTQVEQVLMNLAVNARDAMPDGGKLTIVTRLVALDEEYCGLHLGAKPGNYVMLSVSDTGHGMDQETLNHIFEPFYTTKASGEGTGLGLAMVYGMVKQHGGYIICNSEPGMGTTFNIYLPVIPNEAKSENATETRILSRGTETILLVDDEEMVRDLGKRILERSGYAVLTAANGLETLDEYKKEGHNISLVILDLMMPEMGGKQCLEDLLKIDPQIKVLIASGYSAAGETKKAIELGASGFVDKPYAMKGLLEAVRRVLDA from the coding sequence TTGCGGGATGAGGATAAAACCAAGGGACGACTTATCGAGGAATTGGCGGAGATGCGCAAAAGGATTTCCGAAATGGAGGCGACACAAGCCCGGCTGGTAGGAATAGAAAAGGCACTGAGGGAGAGCGAGGAGCAGTTTCGGCTTCTGTATGAGAACGCTCCTTTGGGTTATCAATCCTTGGACGAAAACGGCCATTTCCTTGGAGTGAACCAAGCCTGGCTCGATACTTTGGGATACAAACGAGAAGAAGTCATTGGCAGGTGGTTCGGAGATTTTCTGGCTCCCGGTTATCAGGATCATTTCAAGATCAACTTCCCAAAATTCAAAGCAGCGGGCGAGATTCACTGGGTCGAGTTTGAGATGCTCAGGAAAGACGGTTCCCAAATCCCTGTGGCTTTTGATGGGCAAATAGGGCGTGACGAACAAGGACGTTTCAGACAGACTCACTGCATATTACACGATATTTCTGAGATCAAGCGGTCCCAGGATGCCCTCAAAGAGAGCGAGCAGAGATTTCGAGCGGTAATTGACAACGTTGAGGTAGGGATTTCCGTTCTCAACGCTAATATGGAAATCGTTGAAGTCAACAAGGCCATGAAAAGATATTTCCCTCACGTTCGACCTGGATGCGGGCAGATCTGTTATGAGCATTACAACGACCCTCCAAGGCTGAAGCCCTGCTCGTACTGTCCTTGTGTTCTTACCCTCCAGGACGGTGAAGTACATGACGCGATCACCGAAACCCCGGCAGGTTCGGAAATCAGATGCTATCACCTCATCTCGTCTCCAATCAAGGATTCTGAGGGTCGGGTTCAGTACGTCATTGAGCTGACTGAGGACATAACGGACAGGAAGCGTGCGGAAGAGGCCTTGCGTCTTAGCGAGGAACGGTATCGGCGACTGTTTGAGGATGCGCCCTTAATGTATGTAATCACGCGGAATGAACGAGGCGTACCCCTCATCAGCGACTGCAACGAACTGTTTCTGAATTCAGTGGGTTACACGCGAAAAGCAGTGCTGGGACAGCCGCTGGCGGATTTTTACTCGCCTGAGTCTCGCACGGAACTCCTCGAACGTGGCGGGTACACACGTGCTCTGGCGGGGGAATTTTTCATCGGCGAACGACAACTGCTGACTCACGATGGCAGGCTCATCCCGGCTCTCCTATACACCGCGACTGAAATGGATCCTTCGGGACAGGTGATCGGGACACGGGCCATGTTTGTGGACATCACTGGGCGCAAGAAGGCCGAGGGAAAGATGCAGGATTCCGAAGAACGGCTACGGCTGACTTTGGAAGCCGCCCAGATCGGGATTTGGGATTGGGATGTGAAAAATGATCAATGGTATGCCTCTCCAACATACCATTCCATGCTTGGATATGAACCTGAAACAGGGCTGGCGGACCGCCGCAAATGGTTGGACCGAGTGCATCCCGATGATCGGGCGCAAGTGAAAGAGAGAATTCAGGAGGTGCTGACGAGGGATTTCAAGGAATATCAATACGAAGCGCGCTTGCAGCATGCCGACGGCACTTATCGGTGGCAACAGGTCCGGGGATTCGGCATCAAACGTGATGAAAACGGAAAGGTGACCCGGATGCTGGGGATTAGAATGGACATCACCGAACGCAAACAGGCGGAGGAGGCGCGGAGAGAAAGTGATAAACGATACCGTACCCTCTTTGAAGAATCGAGAGACGGGGTGTACTTTGTCCTGAGAGATGGGGAGATAATGGATGTCAACCCGTCTTTCTTGGAAATCTTTGGCTACACAAGAGAGGAGCTGATCGGCAAGGACATCCGCGCCCTCTACGTTGATCCTGCTGACCGCCTAAAGTTCCAGGAGGAGATAGAGAAGAAGGGATTCGTGAAAGATTATGCGGTCAAGTATCGGAAGAGAGACGGAGCAGAGATGGACTGCCTGCTCACCTCATCTGTGTATCATAGGGAGGATGGAAGCATTGCCGGATACCGGGGAATCGTACGAGATGTGACCGACCAAAAAAAACTTCAGAGAGAACTCCTTCAGGCACAAAAGATGGAATCCATCGGCACTCTGGCTGGAGGCATTGCTCACGATTTCAACAACTTACTAACAGTAGTCCTGGGATTCTCCGAATTGCTTCTCATCGGTAAAGATCAACGAGACCCTTCATATGCAGACCTTCAGAGAATAAAACACGCAGCCACGAGTGGAGCCGATCTGGTAAAAAGAATACTTGCCTTTAGCAGGAAGGCCGATTTCAATCCACGCCCCTTGAATCTGAACCACGAAATTGAGCAGGCCAAACAATTGCTGACTAGAACGGTTCCCAAAATGATCGAAGTCGAACTGGCCCTGTCTAATGGACTACCCCCGGTGATTGCAGACCCGACCCAAGTGGAGCAGGTCCTCATGAACCTTGCGGTGAATGCTAGAGACGCCATGCCGGATGGGGGTAAGCTGACCATTGTTACGAGGCTTGTTGCCCTGGATGAAGAATATTGCGGGCTGCATTTGGGCGCAAAACCGGGTAATTATGTAATGCTTTCCGTTTCAGATACGGGTCACGGCATGGATCAGGAAACATTGAATCACATATTTGAGCCTTTTTACACTACCAAGGCTTCGGGCGAGGGAACAGGTCTCGGCTTGGCTATGGTCTATGGCATGGTCAAACAGCATGGAGGTTACATTATCTGCAACAGCGAACCTGGGATGGGGACAACGTTCAATATCTATCTGCCTGTGATCCCGAACGAAGCGAAGTCGGAGAACGCCACGGAGACACGGATACTCTCGCGTGGTACTGAGACAATCCTGTTGGTGGATGATGAAGAGATGGTAAGGGACCTGGGGAAAAGGATTCTGGAACGATCCGGTTACGCTGTGCTCACCGCAGCCAATGGACTAGAGACTTTGGATGAGTACAAGAAAGAAGGGCACAACATTTCGCTCGTGATCCTGGATCTCATGATGCCGGAAATGGGGGGCAAGCAGTGTCTTGAGGACCTTCTGAAGATTGACCCACAAATAAAGGTGCTAATAGCCAGCGGCTATTCCGCGGCCGGAGAGACCAAGAAGGCCATTGAATTAGGAGCAAGCGGCTTCGTCGATAAACCCTACGCAATGAAGGGGCTTCTAGAAGCAGTTCGCCGTGTTCTGGACGCGTAA
- a CDS encoding PAS domain S-box protein: MKPTSDYYVEKLALLVTPRKGILFTVLVAATLVFTGVNRYFSGKGFFTDMGDYVEIGVEMAVLAGVGLYLLWIIAKRSEAMQILQESETRYRSLFEVSPHPMFLHKDGRIIQTNPAGVRFHLAAEADELLGQPILDLVHPDYRETVLKRLKRLDREQDSLATQEIRVLRFDGTTAEVETASVVTTYHNEPAVLTVGYDVTERNRAKRALVESEHRYRQLFDVSPDTMIVHRQGKILLANEAASRSLRMKSPQEMAGKSVFDFIPSHHHQMARQRFDLVEAQSSAAPLLDMTFVRSDGTSGYGEAIAVPTTFEGEPAALSVVRDVTERRRAERALRESERKYRLLVDNAHEGIFVTQDGMLRFVNPRVVEGMEYSEEELLQKPFVEVVYPDDREEVVHYHLRRMSGDEVPWRRSFRVITGTGKVKWIEMESVLITWEGKPAGLCFTTDITDRKLAEEALRESQKLYRDLVENANDIIYVTDADGYFVLMNPVGLRTTGYSLNEITSKHYLDLIPAEYKQQVEKFYGVQFVKGIPDTYYEVPIITKQGETAWIGQSVQLVFEGEAVVGFQAICRDVTDRKIAEEALRESEERYRAVFNNAAAGINLSDREGRFLQVNSKSASMFGYTREELLRMSFFDITHPEDADVSRKHLLELVHGKKDFYGLEKRYVRKDGIVIWADIYVSAIRDAKGEYAATLAVVVDITDRKRSEQERESLREQLLQAQKMEAIGTLAGGIAHEFNNLLTVVSGYTELLLQERDARDPARADLQKIASAAISGAELVHKLRTFGRKAEYQFRPMNLNNEVKEVVKFLSKTISRTIEIQCNLAADLTAINADSAQMEQMFINLVLNSRDAMPEGGKLVVETGNVTLGKEYCSSHVGAKPGDYVMLKVADSGHGMDEATRKRIFEPFFTTRGLAERSGLGLAVVHGIVEKHGGHIDCESKPGEGTTFTIYLPVLTADEDQQELVEEAQIRAGTETLLLVDDEELITDLGKRMLTRAGYTVLTACSGKDAKDVFNANKDEISLVILDLSLPGIGGKQCLREIMEIDSRAKVLIASGYTDLQKKEELIEAGARGFITKPFSMPHLLGQVREILDAA; this comes from the coding sequence ATGAAACCAACTAGCGATTATTACGTCGAAAAACTTGCCCTATTGGTCACACCTCGAAAAGGGATCCTATTCACCGTCTTGGTAGCGGCTACGCTAGTATTTACGGGTGTCAACAGGTACTTCAGCGGCAAGGGTTTTTTCACCGATATGGGCGACTACGTCGAGATCGGTGTTGAAATGGCCGTGCTTGCCGGAGTCGGATTGTATCTTCTTTGGATCATCGCGAAGAGGTCCGAAGCAATGCAGATCCTGCAGGAGAGCGAGACGCGTTATCGCAGCTTGTTCGAGGTGTCGCCGCATCCTATGTTCCTCCATAAGGATGGGAGAATTATACAGACAAATCCGGCCGGCGTAAGATTCCACCTTGCGGCCGAAGCCGATGAATTGCTCGGACAGCCCATCCTCGATTTAGTCCACCCTGACTATCGCGAAACGGTCTTGAAAAGGCTGAAGCGACTGGACCGAGAGCAGGACTCACTCGCTACCCAGGAGATCCGGGTCTTGAGGTTCGACGGAACCACTGCCGAGGTGGAAACCGCTTCCGTTGTCACTACGTATCACAACGAGCCTGCGGTTCTCACCGTAGGGTACGACGTGACCGAGCGCAACAGGGCCAAGCGGGCGCTCGTGGAAAGCGAACACCGTTACCGGCAGCTCTTCGATGTTTCTCCTGACACTATGATTGTCCACAGACAGGGGAAGATTCTGTTGGCGAATGAGGCCGCGTCCCGGTCTCTTAGAATGAAAAGTCCCCAAGAAATGGCGGGCAAATCCGTATTTGACTTCATTCCCTCCCATCATCATCAAATGGCCCGGCAGAGGTTCGACCTGGTTGAGGCTCAGTCTTCCGCTGCACCTCTCCTCGATATGACTTTTGTCAGATCAGACGGGACCTCGGGGTACGGAGAAGCTATTGCGGTTCCCACCACGTTTGAAGGGGAACCGGCTGCTCTGTCGGTGGTACGGGACGTGACCGAACGGCGACGCGCTGAAAGGGCCCTAAGAGAATCGGAGAGAAAATACAGACTACTGGTGGACAACGCTCACGAGGGAATTTTTGTGACTCAAGACGGAATGCTCCGCTTTGTCAACCCCAGAGTGGTTGAGGGCATGGAGTATTCCGAAGAGGAATTACTGCAGAAACCCTTTGTCGAGGTAGTTTATCCGGACGACCGCGAGGAGGTGGTTCATTACCACCTCAGGAGAATGTCAGGAGACGAAGTTCCCTGGCGCCGATCCTTTCGAGTTATTACCGGCACAGGGAAGGTCAAGTGGATCGAAATGGAATCGGTGCTGATAACCTGGGAAGGCAAGCCCGCGGGTTTGTGCTTCACCACGGACATAACCGATAGAAAGCTCGCGGAGGAGGCGCTGAGGGAAAGCCAAAAACTGTACAGGGACTTAGTCGAAAATGCCAATGACATAATCTACGTGACAGACGCAGATGGATACTTTGTTCTGATGAATCCGGTCGGACTCAGAACCACAGGCTACTCGTTGAACGAAATTACCAGCAAGCATTATCTCGATTTGATCCCAGCGGAATACAAGCAGCAAGTTGAAAAATTCTACGGGGTTCAATTTGTCAAAGGAATTCCCGACACTTACTACGAGGTGCCGATTATTACCAAACAGGGAGAAACGGCATGGATAGGGCAAAGCGTCCAATTGGTGTTTGAAGGTGAAGCGGTCGTAGGCTTTCAGGCCATTTGCCGGGACGTCACGGACCGAAAGATTGCCGAGGAGGCCCTGCGGGAAAGTGAGGAGCGGTACCGCGCCGTCTTCAACAATGCGGCCGCGGGGATCAACCTGTCAGACCGTGAAGGGAGGTTCCTACAGGTAAATTCCAAGTCGGCAAGCATGTTCGGTTACACGCGAGAGGAACTGCTGCGGATGTCCTTCTTTGACATAACTCATCCCGAAGATGCGGATGTTTCGAGAAAGCATCTGCTGGAATTGGTGCACGGGAAAAAGGATTTCTACGGATTGGAAAAACGTTATGTCCGAAAGGACGGCATAGTGATCTGGGCGGATATTTACGTGTCGGCAATTCGCGATGCCAAAGGAGAATACGCGGCCACGCTTGCGGTTGTCGTTGACATAACGGATCGCAAAAGATCCGAACAAGAACGGGAAAGTTTGAGAGAGCAATTACTTCAGGCGCAAAAGATGGAAGCAATCGGAACCCTGGCAGGTGGGATCGCCCACGAGTTCAACAATCTTCTCACCGTGGTCTCAGGCTATACCGAACTGCTTCTGCAAGAGAGAGACGCCCGCGACCCGGCTCGTGCGGATCTTCAGAAAATAGCCTCTGCTGCAATCAGCGGCGCGGAATTGGTGCATAAGCTCCGCACATTCGGCCGAAAGGCCGAGTACCAATTCCGCCCGATGAACTTGAACAATGAGGTGAAGGAAGTCGTAAAATTTCTGTCCAAAACGATCTCAAGAACAATAGAGATCCAATGCAATTTGGCTGCGGACCTCACCGCCATTAATGCGGATTCGGCCCAGATGGAACAGATGTTCATTAATCTCGTTTTGAACAGTCGAGACGCCATGCCCGAAGGAGGCAAACTGGTTGTTGAAACCGGAAATGTGACCCTTGGGAAGGAGTATTGCAGTTCACATGTGGGGGCAAAACCAGGCGACTATGTGATGCTGAAAGTGGCGGACAGCGGCCACGGCATGGACGAAGCTACCCGAAAACGAATTTTTGAGCCTTTCTTTACAACCAGAGGACTTGCCGAGAGATCGGGTCTGGGACTGGCCGTGGTACACGGAATCGTGGAAAAACACGGCGGCCACATTGACTGCGAAAGCAAACCGGGCGAGGGAACTACCTTCACCATATACCTGCCGGTCTTGACGGCAGATGAAGATCAACAGGAGTTGGTTGAAGAGGCGCAAATTCGCGCTGGAACCGAGACCCTTCTTCTAGTTGATGATGAAGAGTTGATAACGGATCTGGGAAAAAGGATGCTCACGCGAGCCGGATATACTGTCCTGACAGCGTGCAGCGGGAAAGACGCGAAGGACGTTTTCAACGCTAACAAGGACGAGATTTCTCTGGTGATTCTTGATCTCTCCCTGCCGGGTATAGGAGGCAAGCAGTGCCTCCGGGAGATTATGGAAATAGATTCTCGCGCAAAAGTCCTCATTGCCAGCGGGTACACGGACCTCCAGAAAAAGGAAGAACTTATTGAAGCCGGCGCGCGGGGATTCATCACGAAACCGTTTTCTATGCCGCACTTGTTGGGACAGGTGCGAGAGATCTTGGATGCCGCGTGA
- a CDS encoding GDP-L-fucose synthase, with product MSDVPRKETTVFVAGATGMVGSALARHLGRKGYALLKGPTPRVDLTNQQATLDLLKELKPDWLFLAAAKVGGIHANATYPADFIYNNLMIQTNVLHAAHLAGVKKLLFLGSSCIYPKFAPQPMKEEELLSGYLEPTNEPYAIAKIAGIIMAKSYNRQYGTNYVSVMPSNLYGPNDNFDLEHSHVIPALLRKTHEAKVARADSIEIWGTGAPLREFLHVEDLADACVFLMENYSSSEPVNIGAGTDLSIRELALLIKDVVGYDGEIHFNPDKPDGTPRKLLDVSRIKSLGWRPSIPLREGLESTYRWYVENESRLRK from the coding sequence ATGAGCGATGTCCCGAGGAAAGAAACCACGGTCTTTGTGGCAGGCGCGACGGGAATGGTCGGCTCTGCTTTGGCTCGCCACCTTGGCCGAAAGGGTTATGCCCTGCTAAAAGGCCCGACCCCCCGGGTGGACCTGACAAATCAGCAGGCCACCCTTGATCTGCTCAAAGAACTCAAGCCGGATTGGCTTTTCCTTGCCGCGGCAAAAGTGGGCGGGATTCATGCGAATGCCACTTACCCTGCGGATTTCATCTATAACAATCTGATGATTCAAACGAATGTTCTTCATGCTGCGCACCTGGCCGGCGTGAAGAAGCTCCTGTTCCTCGGCAGCTCCTGCATCTATCCAAAGTTTGCGCCGCAACCAATGAAGGAAGAAGAGCTTCTAAGCGGATATCTGGAACCCACGAATGAGCCGTACGCCATTGCCAAGATAGCGGGTATCATTATGGCTAAGTCTTATAACAGGCAGTACGGGACTAATTATGTTTCGGTCATGCCTAGCAACCTTTACGGGCCGAATGACAACTTTGACCTTGAGCATTCTCATGTGATTCCCGCGCTGTTGCGCAAGACCCACGAGGCCAAAGTGGCGCGCGCCGATTCCATAGAAATTTGGGGCACCGGCGCCCCTTTGAGGGAATTCCTGCATGTGGAGGACCTGGCGGACGCTTGCGTGTTTCTAATGGAGAATTACAGTTCAAGTGAACCCGTGAACATAGGAGCGGGAACCGATCTTTCTATACGGGAGCTGGCTCTTCTAATCAAGGATGTTGTCGGGTACGACGGAGAGATCCATTTCAATCCGGACAAACCTGACGGAACTCCTCGCAAACTCCTTGACGTCAGCAGAATTAAGTCGCTGGGATGGCGACCTTCCATACCGTTAAGAGAAGGCCTGGAATCCACATACCGCTGGTACGTAGAGAACGAAAGCCGGCTAAGGAAGTAA